One Tachyglossus aculeatus isolate mTacAcu1 chromosome 18, mTacAcu1.pri, whole genome shotgun sequence DNA segment encodes these proteins:
- the CBS gene encoding cystathionine beta-synthase isoform X1: MPSELPKAEEKPGVCPHHPGNPAENGKSEMARCTGLSEKERKWIRPDMPSKCTWQLGKPASESPHPHISLAQTPKIMPDILKKIGDTPLVRINKIGKAYGLKCELLAKCEFFNAGGSVKDRIGLRMLEDAERAGILKPGDTVIEPTSGNTGIGLALAAAVKGYRCIIVMPEKMSMEKVDVLRALGAEIVRTPTTASFDSPESHVGVAWRLKHEIPNSHILDQYRNASNPLAHYDSTAEEILQQCDGKLDMLVASAGTGGTITGLGRKLKEKCPGCKIIGVDPEGSLLAEPEDLNKTDKTVYEVEGIGYDFIPTVLDRAIVDKWYKCNDEESFAFARMLISQEGLLCGGSSGSTMSVAVKAAQELKEGQRCVVILPDSIRNYMSKFLSDKWMLQKGFLKEEDIMINKPWWWHLKVQELSLSAPLTVLPAVTCERTIEILREKGFDQVPVVDESGVILGMVTLANMLSSLLAGKVRPSDQVRKVIYKQFQKTPSDISSDALIPIRLTDTLGKLSHILEIDHFALVVHEQIQSQNQALPAMVGGTTDHGNNGSNKRQMVFGVVTAIDLLNFVAARERDHKKD, translated from the exons ATGCCTTCAGAGCTGCCAAAGGCTGAGGAGAAGCCCGGGGTCTGCCCCCATCACCCGGGCAACCCTGCGGAGAACGGGAAGTCGGAGATGGCCCGCTGCACGGGCCTCAgcgagaaggagaggaagtggatccGACCCGACATGCCCAGCAAGTGTACCTGGCAGCTGGGCAAGCCCGCTTCCGAATCTCCCCACCCTCACATTTCCTT AGCTCAGACCCCCAAAATCATGCCAGATATCCTGAAGAAAATTGGGGACACGCCTCTGGTTCGGATCAACAAGATCGGGAAGGCCTATGGGCTGAAGTGTGAACTCT TGGCCAAGTGTGAGTTCTTCAATGCGGGTGGGAGCGTGAAAGACCGGATTGGCCTCAGGATGCTGGAAGATGCGGAGAGAGCGGGGATTCTGAAACCTGGAGACACAGTCATCGAGCCGACGTCGGGAAACACTG GAATCGGGCTGGCCCTCGCTGCTGCTGTCAAAGGGTATCGCTGCATCATTGTGATGCCTGAGAAAATGAGCATGGAGAAG GTGGACGTCCTGAGGGCTCTGGGGGCAGAGATCGTGAGGACACCCACCACCGCCAGCTTCGACTCCCCTGAGTCTCACGTAGGGGTGGCCTGGAGGCTGAAACATGAAATTCCCAATTCTCACATCCTGGACCAG taccGGAATGCCAGCAACCCTCTGGCTCACTATGACTCCACGGCTGAGGAGATCCTGCAGCAGTGTGACG GGAAATTAGACATGCTGGTAGCCTCAGCTGGCACTGGAGGTACCATCACAGGCCTTGGCAGGAAACTCAAGGAGAAGTGCCCAGGTTGCAAA ATCATAGGGGTTGATCCAGAAGGTTCGCTCCTTGCTGAGCCAGAAGACCTGAACAAGACTGACAAGACCGTCTACGAGGTTGAGGGGATCGGCTATGACTTCATTCCCACTGTCCTCGACAGAGCG ATCGTGGATAAATGGTACAAGTGCAACGATGAGGAATCTTTCGCCTTTGCCCGTATGCTCATCAGCCAAGAAGGACTACTGTGTG GGGGAAGCTCGGGCAGCACCATGTCCGTTGCGGTGAAAGCTGCCCAGGAGCTGAAAGAGGGTCAGCGCTGCGTCGTCATCTTGCCGGATTCCATCAGGAACTACAT GTCCAAGTTTTTGAGTGACAAGTGGATGCTCCAAAAGGGATTTCTGAAGGAAGAAGATATCATGATTAATAAGCCTTG GTGGTGGCACCTGAAGGTCCAGGAACTAAGCCTCTCGGCTCCTCTGACGGTCCTGCCGGCCGTCACCTGCGAACGCACGATCGAGATCCTCCGTGAAAAGGGCTTCGACCAGGTCCCTGTGGTGGACGAGTCTGG GGTGATACTGGGCATGGTCACTCTGGCCAACATGCTTTCCTCCTTACTCGCTGGCAAGGTTCGTCCTTCAGACCAAGTCAGGAAAGTCATCTACAAGCAGTTTCAAAAG ACACCAAGTGATATTTCAAGTGACGCCCTTATTCCG ATTCGGCTGACGGACACCCTGGGCAAGCTCTCTCACATCCTGGAGATCGACCACTTTGCCCTCGTGGTGCACGAGCAGATCCAGT CACAGAACCAGGCCTTGCCAGCAATGGTGGGGGGCACTACAG ACCACGGCAACAACGGGTCCAACAAGAGGCAGATGGTATTTGGCGTCGTCACGGCCATCGATCTGCTCAACTTCGTGGCGGCCCGAGAACGAGACCACAAGAAGGACTAG
- the CBS gene encoding cystathionine beta-synthase isoform X2, which produces MPSELPKAEEKPGVCPHHPGNPAENGKSEMARCTGLSEKERKWIRPDMPSKCTWQLGKPASESPHPHISLAQTPKIMPDILKKIGDTPLVRINKIGKAYGLKCELLAKCEFFNAGGSVKDRIGLRMLEDAERAGILKPGDTVIEPTSGNTGIGLALAAAVKGYRCIIVMPEKMSMEKVDVLRALGAEIVRTPTTASFDSPESHVGVAWRLKHEIPNSHILDQYRNASNPLAHYDSTAEEILQQCDGKLDMLVASAGTGGTITGLGRKLKEKCPGCKIIGVDPEGSLLAEPEDLNKTDKTVYEVEGIGYDFIPTVLDRAIVDKWYKCNDEESFAFARMLISQEGLLCGGSSGSTMSVAVKAAQELKEGQRCVVILPDSIRNYMSKFLSDKWMLQKGFLKEEDIMINKPWWWHLKVQELSLSAPLTVLPAVTCERTIEILREKGFDQVPVVDESGVILGMVTLANMLSSLLAGKVRPSDQVRKVIYKQFQKIRLTDTLGKLSHILEIDHFALVVHEQIQSQNQALPAMVGGTTDHGNNGSNKRQMVFGVVTAIDLLNFVAARERDHKKD; this is translated from the exons ATGCCTTCAGAGCTGCCAAAGGCTGAGGAGAAGCCCGGGGTCTGCCCCCATCACCCGGGCAACCCTGCGGAGAACGGGAAGTCGGAGATGGCCCGCTGCACGGGCCTCAgcgagaaggagaggaagtggatccGACCCGACATGCCCAGCAAGTGTACCTGGCAGCTGGGCAAGCCCGCTTCCGAATCTCCCCACCCTCACATTTCCTT AGCTCAGACCCCCAAAATCATGCCAGATATCCTGAAGAAAATTGGGGACACGCCTCTGGTTCGGATCAACAAGATCGGGAAGGCCTATGGGCTGAAGTGTGAACTCT TGGCCAAGTGTGAGTTCTTCAATGCGGGTGGGAGCGTGAAAGACCGGATTGGCCTCAGGATGCTGGAAGATGCGGAGAGAGCGGGGATTCTGAAACCTGGAGACACAGTCATCGAGCCGACGTCGGGAAACACTG GAATCGGGCTGGCCCTCGCTGCTGCTGTCAAAGGGTATCGCTGCATCATTGTGATGCCTGAGAAAATGAGCATGGAGAAG GTGGACGTCCTGAGGGCTCTGGGGGCAGAGATCGTGAGGACACCCACCACCGCCAGCTTCGACTCCCCTGAGTCTCACGTAGGGGTGGCCTGGAGGCTGAAACATGAAATTCCCAATTCTCACATCCTGGACCAG taccGGAATGCCAGCAACCCTCTGGCTCACTATGACTCCACGGCTGAGGAGATCCTGCAGCAGTGTGACG GGAAATTAGACATGCTGGTAGCCTCAGCTGGCACTGGAGGTACCATCACAGGCCTTGGCAGGAAACTCAAGGAGAAGTGCCCAGGTTGCAAA ATCATAGGGGTTGATCCAGAAGGTTCGCTCCTTGCTGAGCCAGAAGACCTGAACAAGACTGACAAGACCGTCTACGAGGTTGAGGGGATCGGCTATGACTTCATTCCCACTGTCCTCGACAGAGCG ATCGTGGATAAATGGTACAAGTGCAACGATGAGGAATCTTTCGCCTTTGCCCGTATGCTCATCAGCCAAGAAGGACTACTGTGTG GGGGAAGCTCGGGCAGCACCATGTCCGTTGCGGTGAAAGCTGCCCAGGAGCTGAAAGAGGGTCAGCGCTGCGTCGTCATCTTGCCGGATTCCATCAGGAACTACAT GTCCAAGTTTTTGAGTGACAAGTGGATGCTCCAAAAGGGATTTCTGAAGGAAGAAGATATCATGATTAATAAGCCTTG GTGGTGGCACCTGAAGGTCCAGGAACTAAGCCTCTCGGCTCCTCTGACGGTCCTGCCGGCCGTCACCTGCGAACGCACGATCGAGATCCTCCGTGAAAAGGGCTTCGACCAGGTCCCTGTGGTGGACGAGTCTGG GGTGATACTGGGCATGGTCACTCTGGCCAACATGCTTTCCTCCTTACTCGCTGGCAAGGTTCGTCCTTCAGACCAAGTCAGGAAAGTCATCTACAAGCAGTTTCAAAAG ATTCGGCTGACGGACACCCTGGGCAAGCTCTCTCACATCCTGGAGATCGACCACTTTGCCCTCGTGGTGCACGAGCAGATCCAGT CACAGAACCAGGCCTTGCCAGCAATGGTGGGGGGCACTACAG ACCACGGCAACAACGGGTCCAACAAGAGGCAGATGGTATTTGGCGTCGTCACGGCCATCGATCTGCTCAACTTCGTGGCGGCCCGAGAACGAGACCACAAGAAGGACTAG
- the CBS gene encoding cystathionine beta-synthase isoform X3, whose translation MPSELPKAEEKPGVCPHHPGNPAENGKSEMARCTGLSEKERKWIRPDMPSKCTWQLGKPASESPHPHISLAQTPKIMPDILKKIGDTPLVRINKIGKAYGLKCELLAKCEFFNAGGSVKDRIGLRMLEDAERAGILKPGDTVIEPTSGNTGIGLALAAAVKGYRCIIVMPEKMSMEKVDVLRALGAEIVRTPTTASFDSPESHVGVAWRLKHEIPNSHILDQYRNASNPLAHYDSTAEEILQQCDGKLDMLVASAGTGGTITGLGRKLKEKCPGCKIIGVDPEGSLLAEPEDLNKTDKTVYEVEGIGYDFIPTVLDRAIVDKWYKCNDEESFAFARMLISQEGLLCGGSSGSTMSVAVKAAQELKEGQRCVVILPDSIRNYMSKFLSDKWMLQKGFLKEEDIMINKPWWWHLKVQELSLSAPLTVLPAVTCERTIEILREKGFDQVPVVDESGVILGMVTLANMLSSLLAGKVRPSDQVRKVIYKQFQKIRLTDTLGKLSHILEIDHFALVVHEQIQYHGNNGSNKRQMVFGVVTAIDLLNFVAARERDHKKD comes from the exons ATGCCTTCAGAGCTGCCAAAGGCTGAGGAGAAGCCCGGGGTCTGCCCCCATCACCCGGGCAACCCTGCGGAGAACGGGAAGTCGGAGATGGCCCGCTGCACGGGCCTCAgcgagaaggagaggaagtggatccGACCCGACATGCCCAGCAAGTGTACCTGGCAGCTGGGCAAGCCCGCTTCCGAATCTCCCCACCCTCACATTTCCTT AGCTCAGACCCCCAAAATCATGCCAGATATCCTGAAGAAAATTGGGGACACGCCTCTGGTTCGGATCAACAAGATCGGGAAGGCCTATGGGCTGAAGTGTGAACTCT TGGCCAAGTGTGAGTTCTTCAATGCGGGTGGGAGCGTGAAAGACCGGATTGGCCTCAGGATGCTGGAAGATGCGGAGAGAGCGGGGATTCTGAAACCTGGAGACACAGTCATCGAGCCGACGTCGGGAAACACTG GAATCGGGCTGGCCCTCGCTGCTGCTGTCAAAGGGTATCGCTGCATCATTGTGATGCCTGAGAAAATGAGCATGGAGAAG GTGGACGTCCTGAGGGCTCTGGGGGCAGAGATCGTGAGGACACCCACCACCGCCAGCTTCGACTCCCCTGAGTCTCACGTAGGGGTGGCCTGGAGGCTGAAACATGAAATTCCCAATTCTCACATCCTGGACCAG taccGGAATGCCAGCAACCCTCTGGCTCACTATGACTCCACGGCTGAGGAGATCCTGCAGCAGTGTGACG GGAAATTAGACATGCTGGTAGCCTCAGCTGGCACTGGAGGTACCATCACAGGCCTTGGCAGGAAACTCAAGGAGAAGTGCCCAGGTTGCAAA ATCATAGGGGTTGATCCAGAAGGTTCGCTCCTTGCTGAGCCAGAAGACCTGAACAAGACTGACAAGACCGTCTACGAGGTTGAGGGGATCGGCTATGACTTCATTCCCACTGTCCTCGACAGAGCG ATCGTGGATAAATGGTACAAGTGCAACGATGAGGAATCTTTCGCCTTTGCCCGTATGCTCATCAGCCAAGAAGGACTACTGTGTG GGGGAAGCTCGGGCAGCACCATGTCCGTTGCGGTGAAAGCTGCCCAGGAGCTGAAAGAGGGTCAGCGCTGCGTCGTCATCTTGCCGGATTCCATCAGGAACTACAT GTCCAAGTTTTTGAGTGACAAGTGGATGCTCCAAAAGGGATTTCTGAAGGAAGAAGATATCATGATTAATAAGCCTTG GTGGTGGCACCTGAAGGTCCAGGAACTAAGCCTCTCGGCTCCTCTGACGGTCCTGCCGGCCGTCACCTGCGAACGCACGATCGAGATCCTCCGTGAAAAGGGCTTCGACCAGGTCCCTGTGGTGGACGAGTCTGG GGTGATACTGGGCATGGTCACTCTGGCCAACATGCTTTCCTCCTTACTCGCTGGCAAGGTTCGTCCTTCAGACCAAGTCAGGAAAGTCATCTACAAGCAGTTTCAAAAG ATTCGGCTGACGGACACCCTGGGCAAGCTCTCTCACATCCTGGAGATCGACCACTTTGCCCTCGTGGTGCACGAGCAGATCCAGT ACCACGGCAACAACGGGTCCAACAAGAGGCAGATGGTATTTGGCGTCGTCACGGCCATCGATCTGCTCAACTTCGTGGCGGCCCGAGAACGAGACCACAAGAAGGACTAG